In Cellvibrio polysaccharolyticus, a genomic segment contains:
- a CDS encoding DUF2834 domain-containing protein, translated as MQIIYILLSIVGTVLPISQFVPWLSVHGLNIPLLLQQATSSNIAAFAWADVLVSGIVVIVFIVAEGRRLGMCRLWLPLSCIVVGPSLALPFFLFLRERHLAVVGSNNLLRPASPGGAA; from the coding sequence ATGCAAATCATCTATATCCTTCTCTCAATTGTCGGCACGGTATTGCCTATTTCCCAGTTTGTTCCGTGGCTTTCCGTACACGGCCTCAATATTCCTCTTCTATTGCAACAAGCAACTTCCAGTAACATCGCTGCATTTGCCTGGGCGGATGTGTTGGTTTCGGGCATTGTGGTTATTGTTTTCATCGTTGCTGAGGGACGCAGGCTCGGAATGTGCCGTTTGTGGTTGCCACTGTCTTGTATTGTTGTTGGCCCTTCGCTGGCTTTGCCGTTCTTCCTTTTTCTGCGCGAGCGTCATCTTGCGGTAGTGGGATCTAATAATTTATTGAGGCCAGCATCGCCTGGCGGTGCGGCTTAA
- a CDS encoding immunity protein Imm33 domain-containing protein → MKNPESQVEVCKQFGSLFSPPDENQRLGIALHTLSLLPLNALRHQADNGTCGWYVWGGELSEEPEFFQPLHVHHLVAHVPMLVPFLALSPGWRVLLAPEQTEVWYDPALLSV, encoded by the coding sequence ATGAAAAATCCCGAGTCGCAAGTAGAAGTATGCAAACAGTTTGGCTCGTTGTTTAGCCCTCCAGATGAGAATCAGCGTTTAGGTATTGCGCTTCACACTCTTTCGCTCCTTCCTCTCAATGCTTTGCGCCATCAGGCTGATAATGGGACATGTGGATGGTATGTTTGGGGTGGCGAGTTATCCGAAGAACCAGAGTTCTTTCAACCACTCCATGTCCACCATCTCGTTGCTCATGTACCAATGCTGGTGCCGTTTCTAGCGCTGTCTCCCGGTTGGCGAGTGCTTCTGGCTCCGGAGCAAACTGAGGTCTGGTATGACCCGGCACTCTTGTCTGTATAG
- a CDS encoding tryptophan halogenase family protein: MNNNHAIQSILIVGGGAAGWLTAGIIAARYGKAVAITLIESSEIPTIGVGEGSWPSMRNTLRDMGIAETDFFRECDASFKQGVKFINWQSEQNSFFYHPFSLPIGFIERNTATHWLQNPGEQSFADAVSAQELLCEKNIAPRAFDTADYKSFVNYGYHLDAGKFITFLRQHCKNTLGVKHVIGTITRVNQNDQGITSVETADHQTLAADLFVDCSGLKSLLLSETLGIPFVDKSEQLFIDSAVAVQVPYENEDSPILPYTISHAQKSGWIWDIGLYSRRGIGHVYSSRHMSEDEAVAILKTHAGAAANDLTPRKIRIPCGHREKFWVKNCVGVGMAAGFIEPLEASALVMVELAAQYIRDQLPQHKSVMPIVAKRFNELQTYRWERIVDFLKLHYVLSERTSDFWADNRNPDTFSDSLKEALALWQYHVPYKRDFLQKEEMFPVASYQYILYGMGFKTQTQYPHSPSEQAAFLRQAMENEKIKAHLASISPDTRALLKAIRSR; this comes from the coding sequence ATGAATAATAATCACGCCATACAATCCATTCTTATCGTCGGTGGGGGTGCCGCCGGCTGGTTAACCGCTGGCATTATTGCCGCCCGCTACGGCAAGGCGGTTGCGATTACCCTGATAGAATCCTCGGAAATTCCTACTATCGGTGTCGGCGAAGGCAGCTGGCCGTCGATGCGTAATACTCTGCGTGATATGGGCATTGCCGAGACGGATTTTTTCCGGGAGTGCGATGCGTCTTTCAAACAGGGCGTTAAATTTATCAACTGGCAGTCAGAGCAGAACAGCTTCTTCTACCACCCCTTTTCGCTGCCTATTGGCTTTATTGAGCGCAATACCGCCACCCACTGGCTGCAAAACCCGGGCGAGCAATCCTTTGCCGATGCTGTTAGCGCTCAGGAATTGTTGTGCGAAAAAAATATCGCGCCACGCGCCTTTGATACTGCCGATTACAAATCCTTTGTAAACTACGGCTACCACCTGGATGCCGGAAAATTCATTACCTTTCTTCGCCAGCACTGCAAAAACACGCTCGGCGTAAAGCATGTGATTGGCACCATCACCAGAGTTAATCAAAATGACCAGGGCATTACCAGCGTCGAAACTGCTGATCATCAAACGCTGGCCGCCGACTTGTTTGTGGATTGCTCCGGCCTAAAATCACTGCTGCTGAGCGAAACACTCGGCATCCCCTTTGTGGACAAAAGCGAGCAGCTGTTTATTGATAGCGCCGTAGCGGTGCAAGTGCCCTACGAGAATGAAGATTCACCCATCCTGCCCTACACCATTTCCCATGCGCAAAAATCCGGCTGGATATGGGATATAGGTTTATACAGCCGCCGTGGTATTGGCCATGTGTACTCCAGCCGGCACATGTCGGAAGATGAAGCCGTAGCGATTTTAAAAACCCATGCCGGTGCCGCCGCCAACGACCTGACGCCGCGAAAAATTCGCATCCCCTGCGGGCATCGTGAAAAGTTCTGGGTAAAAAATTGCGTCGGCGTTGGCATGGCGGCAGGGTTTATCGAGCCGCTGGAAGCCTCGGCGCTGGTAATGGTAGAACTGGCTGCCCAATATATTCGCGACCAGTTACCGCAACATAAAAGCGTTATGCCTATCGTTGCCAAACGCTTCAACGAACTGCAAACCTACCGCTGGGAACGTATTGTCGATTTCCTGAAACTGCATTACGTGCTCAGCGAAAGAACGTCCGATTTCTGGGCAGACAACCGCAACCCGGATACTTTTTCCGATTCACTGAAAGAAGCGCTGGCACTCTGGCAATACCATGTGCCTTACAAAAGAGACTTTTTACAAAAAGAAGAAATGTTCCCGGTAGCCAGCTACCAGTACATTCTTTACGGCATGGGCTTCAAAACCCAAACCCAATACCCGCACAGCCCGAGCGAACAAGCTGCATTTTTACGGCAGGCCATGGAAAACGAAAAAATAAAAGCGCACCTGGCTTCAATTTCGCCGGATACGCGAGCGCTGTTAAAGGCGATTAGAAGTCGTTAG
- a CDS encoding TonB-dependent receptor, with the protein MNKKYTHPFFKISLLSLAVAATAQAYAQEDTVEEIVVTGYKASLKSALDTKRDSSGVVDAISSEDIGKFPDTNLAESLQRITGVSIDRSGGEGRQVTVRGLGPQFNTVLLNGRQMPSANASRGFNFDTVAAEMVSGVEVYKTSTATTQSGGIGATINVNTAKPLDLGHRIAGSVKGLNETNVSSITPAVSGLFSTTFNDNFGVLAAISYQEREYQSDSVEQRRWDWRSRRPATLGTYLPLPDAQGNTINADFYPTQTAIKRQEFNRERLNGSLVLQYKPADNLSITVDAQYSDLQQDGMEYESAAWYGYGNDEQYAIDDKGTIVHRTVTDAGLDFFVNNPVTQETGLSTGIEVDWDITDRSKLVFAHSHSTAEAQPDRQANISRSDLQASPISFDFAIRDGIASHYYNNADVSLANARIWQYDGYSDPRKDEIQQTRLDYTFNEDTWSIKTGVMYTDQSKLIEQYQAKAGTVLQGAYDLVGSDPTTSIFRSVEEAANAGYKVAHMNHAVLGNLAYFSFDPLAFNDWTRHAQTDPTATAIQKDLTNSTLVRQPNWSDITEKTFGVYVEGSKSFDLNGRDLTVVLGARYEDTSIDSISLEQTLVSLTPPPVEGEEYTRVFSGETPFKDDGSYDVFLPNLSVKYDLLENVVLRFAASRTITRPELNDMKSARTLSGIRQGQAGIGSAGNPNLKPFMSDNFDISAEWYINDFDYISIGAFSKSIDNFVVTEASPEAITGVIDPATGRDVVFEMRRPRNLDTKDISGIEIGGQHIFGDSGFGVIANATFVFADPEYDYFTPLGEVPAADAVVGVSDSANLVGFYENGPFQIRIAYNWRDSFIRGFQYFYSSTSNEPVVVEDYSQVDISMSYDLNDNVSLFLEGINVTEEGSRIHGREKNHMYYTGEGVGRYAIGIRASF; encoded by the coding sequence ATGAACAAAAAGTACACACATCCATTTTTCAAAATCAGTTTGCTGAGCCTGGCTGTTGCTGCAACCGCCCAGGCGTACGCACAGGAAGATACGGTAGAGGAAATTGTTGTAACGGGTTACAAAGCGAGCTTGAAAAGCGCTTTGGATACCAAGCGTGATTCCAGCGGTGTTGTCGATGCCATCAGCTCCGAAGACATCGGCAAATTCCCGGACACCAACCTCGCAGAATCCCTGCAACGTATCACCGGTGTTTCTATTGACCGTAGCGGTGGTGAAGGTCGCCAGGTTACCGTTCGTGGTCTCGGCCCGCAGTTCAACACGGTATTGTTGAATGGCCGCCAGATGCCCAGCGCCAACGCCAGCCGGGGTTTCAACTTTGATACCGTGGCAGCAGAAATGGTGAGCGGCGTTGAAGTGTATAAAACCTCTACCGCTACCACCCAATCCGGCGGTATCGGTGCCACCATCAACGTAAATACCGCCAAACCGCTGGACCTCGGCCATAGAATTGCCGGCTCCGTCAAAGGCCTGAACGAAACCAACGTCAGCAGCATTACCCCGGCGGTATCCGGTCTGTTCAGCACCACCTTCAACGACAACTTCGGTGTACTGGCGGCAATCAGCTACCAGGAGCGTGAATACCAGAGCGATTCGGTAGAACAACGCCGTTGGGATTGGCGCTCTCGCCGTCCGGCGACCCTGGGCACTTACCTGCCACTGCCGGATGCACAAGGCAATACCATCAATGCTGACTTCTACCCGACCCAAACCGCGATTAAACGTCAGGAGTTCAACCGCGAGCGTTTGAACGGCAGCCTGGTATTGCAATACAAGCCGGCTGACAACCTGTCTATCACCGTGGATGCGCAGTACTCCGATTTGCAGCAAGACGGTATGGAATACGAAAGTGCCGCCTGGTACGGTTATGGTAACGACGAGCAGTACGCCATTGATGACAAAGGCACTATTGTTCACCGCACCGTGACAGATGCCGGTCTGGACTTCTTCGTCAACAACCCGGTTACCCAGGAAACCGGCCTGAGCACCGGTATTGAAGTGGATTGGGATATTACCGACCGCTCCAAACTGGTTTTCGCTCACAGCCACTCTACGGCGGAAGCGCAGCCGGATCGTCAGGCCAACATCAGCCGCTCCGACTTGCAGGCGTCACCGATCTCCTTCGATTTCGCTATTCGTGATGGCATCGCCAGCCACTATTACAACAACGCCGATGTATCCCTCGCCAATGCCCGTATCTGGCAATACGATGGTTACTCCGACCCGCGTAAAGATGAAATTCAGCAAACCCGTCTGGATTACACCTTTAACGAAGATACCTGGTCCATCAAGACCGGCGTGATGTACACCGACCAGAGCAAGTTGATTGAACAGTACCAGGCGAAAGCCGGTACCGTTTTACAAGGCGCTTACGATCTGGTGGGCAGCGACCCGACAACCAGCATTTTCCGTTCGGTAGAAGAAGCCGCCAATGCCGGTTATAAAGTGGCTCACATGAACCACGCCGTATTGGGCAACCTGGCTTATTTCTCTTTTGATCCGCTGGCATTCAATGACTGGACCCGTCACGCACAAACCGACCCGACAGCCACCGCGATTCAGAAAGACCTGACCAACTCCACACTGGTGCGTCAGCCTAACTGGTCTGACATTACCGAAAAAACCTTCGGTGTGTATGTGGAAGGTAGCAAGTCATTCGACCTGAATGGCCGCGACCTGACTGTGGTACTGGGTGCCCGTTACGAAGATACCTCCATTGACTCCATCTCTCTGGAACAAACCCTGGTATCGCTGACGCCACCGCCGGTAGAAGGCGAGGAATACACCCGCGTATTCTCGGGCGAAACCCCTTTCAAAGATGATGGTAGTTACGATGTTTTCCTGCCCAACCTGTCTGTGAAGTATGACTTGCTGGAAAACGTAGTACTGCGTTTCGCAGCATCGCGCACCATTACCCGCCCCGAACTGAACGATATGAAATCAGCGCGTACGCTGAGCGGTATCAGACAGGGACAAGCCGGTATCGGCAGCGCTGGTAACCCGAACCTGAAGCCGTTTATGTCGGACAACTTCGACATTTCTGCAGAATGGTATATCAACGACTTTGATTACATCTCTATCGGTGCTTTCTCCAAGTCTATTGATAACTTCGTAGTTACCGAAGCGTCTCCGGAAGCCATTACCGGTGTTATTGATCCGGCAACCGGCCGCGATGTAGTCTTCGAAATGAGACGTCCGCGCAACCTCGATACCAAAGACATCAGCGGTATTGAAATCGGTGGTCAGCACATTTTCGGTGACTCCGGCTTCGGCGTAATCGCTAACGCCACCTTCGTATTTGCCGATCCGGAATACGATTACTTCACTCCACTGGGTGAAGTACCGGCGGCAGATGCGGTAGTTGGTGTAAGTGACTCTGCGAACCTGGTCGGCTTCTATGAAAATGGCCCCTTCCAGATCCGTATCGCGTACAACTGGCGTGATTCGTTTATTCGCGGCTTCCAGTACTTCTACTCCAGCACCAGTAACGAGCCGGTGGTGGTAGAAGACTACTCGCAAGTGGATATCTCTATGAGTTACGATCTGAACGATAACGTCAGCCTGTTCCTTGAAGGCATTAACGTTACCGAAGAAGGTTCGCGCATTCACGGTAGAGAGAAAAACCATATGTACTATACCGGTGAAGGCGTAGGTCGTTACGCTATCGGTATCCGTGCAAGTTTTTAA
- a CDS encoding TVP38/TMEM64 family protein, with translation MNNALRYIPIIVLVFTGMSLMGLLLYHGISVEKLFLEYYPALEAATANNFYQIVFFYTLMYVMLVIFGIPGGAVVSMAGGFLFGPWLGCLLSIIGATLGAVIIRFAIQYSFASHLQRPAAGFYFRMREFFLKAPVFYLLLMRSTPFFPFMAVNIVASTTGIRLWTYIWTTFIGLIPETLVFTSIGSQIDGQLADGQLPGMNLLLAPEIYLPVLLLLALAMLFKVPDMIRRLQKPVDPPIH, from the coding sequence ATGAATAATGCGTTACGTTACATACCGATAATTGTACTGGTGTTTACCGGCATGTCTCTGATGGGGCTGCTGCTGTACCACGGAATTTCTGTGGAAAAATTATTTCTTGAGTATTACCCGGCACTGGAGGCAGCCACCGCCAACAATTTTTACCAGATCGTTTTTTTCTACACGCTGATGTATGTCATGTTGGTGATTTTCGGCATCCCCGGCGGCGCGGTCGTTTCCATGGCGGGCGGTTTTTTATTCGGCCCCTGGCTGGGCTGCCTGCTTTCTATTATCGGCGCTACGCTCGGCGCGGTGATTATTCGCTTCGCCATTCAATACTCGTTTGCTTCGCACCTGCAACGCCCCGCTGCCGGTTTTTATTTTCGTATGCGCGAATTTTTTCTCAAGGCACCGGTGTTTTATTTATTGCTGATGCGCTCAACACCCTTTTTTCCGTTTATGGCAGTGAACATTGTGGCGTCCACCACCGGCATCCGTTTGTGGACTTACATCTGGACAACCTTTATCGGGCTGATTCCCGAGACGCTGGTTTTTACCTCTATCGGTTCGCAAATTGATGGCCAGCTGGCAGACGGGCAATTGCCGGGTATGAACCTGTTATTGGCGCCGGAAATTTATTTGCCGGTATTGTTATTACTGGCGCTGGCAATGCTGTTTAAAGTGCCGGATATGATTCGCCGCTTGCAAAAACCGGTCGATCCGCCAATTCATTAA
- a CDS encoding ATP-binding protein: protein MTLLARYRNAFEINAISTRLLLASALLLPAFLGLTGFFLHSGFKQSQTVAEETRLRSHLYLLFSVAELNGNDSASMQMPNTLLEPEFERLDSGLYAYIYDGDGKPVWHSNSAALKTVPAQALFSHQRQPGELIFQHLTGQRQFASHYDVIWEDINGDGHPFRFVVTHTESNFNAELRAYRSSLWQWLGAAGLFLILVQSIILHWGLRPLKQLAASLAAMQNGETRDISGQHPRELQQIVDNLNLVLAREQSLRQRYRNSLSDLAHSLKTPLAVLQSKLTPETRSQDLQETVAEQVQRMNQVVTYQLQRAVASHQQGNHQFTPVAPLVQRLVNALQKVYRDKMVTCDVQIGEGLVFAGDEQDLMELLGNLLDNAFKYGERHIMVCGAIAQRQLCLTIQDDGSGIPATDRERILQRGQRLDTQRPGQGIGLAVALDIINSYQGSLAITDNGQPGTCFSVCLPGMNQAAT, encoded by the coding sequence TTGACCCTGCTGGCCCGCTATCGCAACGCCTTCGAAATAAATGCCATCAGCACGCGTCTGCTGTTGGCGTCTGCGTTATTGCTACCGGCGTTTCTCGGGCTCACCGGCTTTTTTCTGCACAGCGGCTTTAAACAAAGCCAGACAGTCGCCGAAGAAACCCGCTTGCGCAGCCATTTGTATTTACTGTTCAGCGTTGCCGAATTGAATGGCAATGACAGCGCCAGCATGCAAATGCCCAATACGCTGCTTGAGCCGGAATTTGAACGGCTGGATTCCGGCTTGTACGCCTACATTTATGATGGCGATGGCAAACCGGTGTGGCATTCCAATTCCGCCGCCCTGAAAACAGTGCCCGCTCAAGCGCTGTTTTCCCACCAGCGCCAACCCGGCGAACTGATCTTTCAGCACCTCACCGGCCAACGTCAATTTGCCAGCCACTACGATGTTATTTGGGAAGACATCAATGGCGACGGGCATCCGTTCCGTTTTGTGGTCACCCATACCGAAAGCAACTTTAACGCCGAACTGCGCGCCTACCGCTCCAGCCTGTGGCAATGGCTGGGCGCCGCCGGGTTGTTTTTGATTCTGGTGCAATCCATTATTTTGCATTGGGGTTTACGCCCCTTGAAGCAATTGGCGGCCTCGCTGGCGGCGATGCAAAACGGCGAAACCCGGGATATTTCCGGCCAGCACCCGCGCGAATTGCAGCAAATCGTCGACAACCTCAATCTGGTGCTGGCACGGGAACAATCCTTGCGGCAGCGCTATCGCAACAGTTTGAGCGACCTCGCCCACAGCCTGAAAACGCCGCTGGCTGTGCTGCAAAGCAAACTCACACCGGAAACGCGCAGCCAGGATTTACAAGAAACCGTCGCCGAGCAAGTGCAGCGCATGAACCAGGTAGTGACCTATCAGTTACAACGCGCAGTGGCCAGCCATCAACAGGGCAACCATCAGTTCACACCGGTAGCGCCGCTGGTGCAGCGGCTGGTGAACGCGCTGCAAAAAGTTTATCGTGACAAAATGGTCACCTGCGACGTGCAGATTGGCGAAGGCCTGGTATTCGCCGGGGATGAGCAGGATCTGATGGAACTGCTCGGCAATCTGCTCGATAACGCATTTAAATATGGCGAGCGACATATTATGGTGTGCGGCGCCATTGCGCAGCGGCAGTTGTGCCTGACCATTCAGGACGACGGCAGCGGCATCCCGGCCACCGACCGCGAACGGATATTGCAACGCGGGCAACGGCTGGATACGCAGCGACCCGGCCAGGGCATTGGCCTTGCGGTGGCGCTGGATATTATCAACAGCTACCAGGGATCGCTTGCCATTACCGACAACGGGCAACCCGGCACCTGCTTCAGCGTGTGCCTGCCCGGCATGAACCAGGCTGCCACCTGA
- a CDS encoding response regulator transcription factor, which translates to MRLLIVEDEPALREQINQQLTAEKYACDTAADGRDALFMGQETDYDLVIIDLGLPLIDGTSVIRQWRTAGRHFPILILTARSAWQEKVEGLEAGADDYLTKPFHPEELRARINALLRRANGHASPVVNYGALRIDTSGRRVYLNEQEVELTSFEYNTLTYLALHAGKNISKTELTEHLYAQDFDRDSNVIEVFVGRLRKKLDPDGTLNLISTQRGLGYRFNATAQPD; encoded by the coding sequence ATGCGTTTATTGATTGTCGAAGACGAACCCGCCTTGCGCGAACAAATCAATCAACAACTCACGGCTGAAAAATATGCCTGTGATACCGCCGCCGATGGCCGCGATGCCCTGTTTATGGGCCAGGAAACCGACTACGACCTGGTGATTATTGACCTCGGCCTGCCATTGATTGACGGCACCTCGGTGATTCGCCAATGGCGTACCGCCGGGCGGCATTTCCCTATTTTGATTCTCACCGCGCGCAGCGCCTGGCAGGAAAAGGTAGAAGGCCTGGAAGCCGGTGCCGATGACTATTTAACCAAACCCTTTCACCCGGAAGAATTACGGGCGCGCATCAATGCTTTGCTGCGCCGTGCCAATGGCCATGCCAGCCCGGTAGTGAATTACGGGGCCTTGCGCATCGACACCAGCGGGCGGCGGGTTTATTTAAATGAACAGGAAGTTGAGCTGACCAGTTTTGAGTACAACACACTCACCTACCTTGCGCTGCATGCGGGCAAAAATATTTCCAAAACCGAATTGACCGAGCACTTGTACGCGCAGGACTTTGATCGCGACAGCAACGTTATTGAAGTGTTTGTGGGGCGCTTGCGTAAAAAGCTCGACCCGGATGGCACCCTGAATTTGATCTCGACCCAGCGCGGCCTCGGCTACCGCTTCAACGCCACCGCGCAACCGGATTAA
- a CDS encoding PepSY domain-containing protein encodes MLPPHPLPANSKLLLIALLLLSLLAVSTAALANNQRPEPRQENQRQQPQRAALSAAEAADRVQRQIGGKVMGVQTRQSNGTTVYSVKILQSSGHMRTVNVNAQTGAIMN; translated from the coding sequence ATGTTGCCGCCCCATCCTCTGCCCGCCAACAGCAAGCTGCTATTAATAGCACTGCTATTGCTCTCACTGCTCGCGGTGAGCACAGCAGCGCTGGCCAATAATCAGCGTCCGGAGCCTCGCCAGGAGAATCAGCGCCAGCAACCGCAGCGTGCAGCACTGTCAGCGGCAGAAGCGGCGGATCGCGTGCAGCGTCAAATTGGTGGCAAGGTGATGGGTGTGCAAACCCGCCAAAGTAACGGCACTACCGTTTACAGTGTGAAAATTCTGCAATCTTCCGGTCATATGCGCACGGTCAATGTGAACGCACAGACCGGCGCCATCATGAATTAA
- a CDS encoding glycine zipper 2TM domain-containing protein, with protein MMKTFSVISTFALAALIALPASARHHDNHTRYARVIDARPIYQSASYQVPEQVCHYETVSYRDSDGPRSYTGTIVGGLVGAAVGHELGNSKRNKDVGAVAGGLLGATIGRDVSNRNSRTTTRYRDEQVCQTRYRSEYSQHITGYNVTYRYEGRVYQTQTRHHPGDRIPVNVQVRPAYGYR; from the coding sequence ATGATGAAAACATTCAGTGTTATTAGTACATTCGCGTTGGCAGCGCTGATCGCCTTACCGGCCTCGGCACGCCACCACGACAATCACACCCGTTATGCGCGGGTAATTGATGCGCGGCCGATTTATCAGAGCGCTTCCTACCAGGTTCCCGAGCAGGTTTGCCACTACGAAACCGTGTCTTACCGCGATAGCGATGGCCCCCGTTCCTATACCGGCACCATTGTTGGCGGTTTGGTGGGCGCTGCGGTTGGCCATGAACTGGGTAACAGCAAGCGCAACAAAGATGTTGGTGCTGTAGCTGGCGGTTTGCTGGGCGCAACCATCGGGCGCGATGTCAGTAACCGCAACAGCCGCACTACCACCCGCTATCGCGACGAACAGGTTTGCCAGACACGTTACCGCAGCGAGTATTCGCAACACATTACCGGGTATAACGTGACTTACCGCTATGAAGGTCGCGTTTATCAGACCCAAACCCGCCACCACCCTGGTGACCGTATTCCTGTCAATGTACAGGTACGCCCGGCTTACGGTTACCGGTAG
- the cpdA gene encoding 3',5'-cyclic-AMP phosphodiesterase has product MDALRSTSTVKEMPVRLIQITDCHLGSHANESLLGLNTEESLGDVLQLIANEHDAIDWLVCTGDIASEGHDTCYERFVHAVKQHFSVPLAWLPGNHDSASVMASTPVEELPESRVIVLDNWVVVLLDSSVPGEVYGELEQAELDFLQQTITRYPEKYVMVMLHHQPVPVGSAWIDAYILRNAPALFAIIDGNPKVKSVVWGHVHQQFFGRRNHITLLGTPSTSVQFKPGCDDFTVDTSMPGYRWFDLGADGSFETGVSRVSGDHYQIDYQSGGY; this is encoded by the coding sequence ATGGATGCTTTAAGATCGACGTCAACTGTCAAAGAGATGCCTGTGCGCCTGATTCAAATTACCGATTGCCATCTTGGCTCTCACGCCAATGAGTCCCTGTTGGGGTTGAATACGGAAGAGAGTCTGGGTGATGTCCTGCAGCTTATTGCCAACGAGCACGACGCCATTGATTGGCTGGTGTGCACGGGCGATATCGCCAGTGAGGGGCACGACACCTGTTATGAGCGCTTCGTGCATGCCGTCAAACAGCACTTTTCTGTGCCGTTAGCCTGGCTGCCGGGCAATCACGACTCTGCATCCGTCATGGCATCCACGCCGGTGGAAGAACTTCCCGAATCCCGCGTTATCGTGCTCGACAACTGGGTGGTGGTGTTGCTCGACTCTTCCGTGCCCGGTGAGGTTTACGGTGAACTGGAGCAGGCAGAGCTCGATTTCCTGCAACAAACCATTACCCGCTACCCGGAAAAATACGTCATGGTGATGTTGCATCATCAGCCGGTACCGGTCGGTAGCGCCTGGATAGACGCCTACATTCTGCGCAATGCCCCGGCGTTATTTGCCATTATTGATGGCAACCCCAAAGTGAAAAGTGTGGTGTGGGGGCATGTGCACCAGCAGTTTTTTGGTCGCCGCAATCACATCACCTTATTGGGTACGCCGTCTACGTCGGTGCAGTTCAAACCGGGCTGTGACGATTTCACCGTCGATACCAGTATGCCCGGCTATCGCTGGTTTGATCTGGGTGCCGATGGCTCCTTTGAAACCGGCGTTTCTCGCGTATCCGGTGACCACTACCAGATAGATTACCAATCGGGTGGCTATTGA
- a CDS encoding YqiA/YcfP family alpha/beta fold hydrolase yields MSSLIYIHGFLSSPQSFKARQLQQWLAAHRPDVQWHCPHLTPYPEQTRHTLETLVDRFLAENQPVGVMGSSLGGFWATWLAETRNVKAVLVNPSVSPWQFMPEYLHRDLTAWHGETVYRLNETHVEEIRACERAILLPHNYWLLVQTGDETLDYSRAVARYRDCRQTVEDGGDHSFQGFERYHQQTIEFLLGPAAMRSDTAATPPLFSGEITTHYG; encoded by the coding sequence ATGTCATCCCTCATTTACATTCACGGTTTTCTCAGTTCGCCGCAGTCTTTCAAGGCGCGGCAGCTGCAACAATGGCTCGCTGCACATCGGCCTGATGTGCAGTGGCATTGCCCACATCTCACGCCTTACCCGGAACAAACCCGCCACACCCTCGAAACCCTGGTAGATCGCTTCCTGGCTGAAAATCAGCCGGTGGGCGTGATGGGCAGTTCGCTGGGCGGCTTTTGGGCCACCTGGCTGGCAGAAACCCGCAATGTAAAGGCGGTGCTGGTAAACCCGTCCGTATCGCCCTGGCAATTTATGCCGGAATATCTGCACCGCGACCTCACCGCCTGGCATGGAGAAACGGTTTACCGTTTGAACGAAACACACGTTGAAGAAATACGCGCTTGTGAGCGTGCTATTCTTCTGCCTCATAATTACTGGTTGCTGGTGCAAACCGGCGATGAAACCCTGGATTACTCCCGCGCCGTAGCGCGCTATCGCGATTGCCGGCAAACCGTTGAAGACGGCGGTGATCACAGTTTCCAGGGCTTTGAACGCTACCACCAGCAAACCATCGAATTTTTGCTCGGGCCCGCTGCAATGCGCTCCGACACTGCGGCAACACCGCCATTGTTTTCAGGGGAAATCACAACACACTATGGCTAA